The following coding sequences lie in one Arachis hypogaea cultivar Tifrunner chromosome 9, arahy.Tifrunner.gnm2.J5K5, whole genome shotgun sequence genomic window:
- the LOC112710373 gene encoding uncharacterized protein isoform X1, with translation MALLSRKGTLFLLFLFSIFLLSASASNGSGEEEEEFWEELLLKPLPDRKVLSHFHFQNEAPLSDSFARHHHLFPKSIAQLVKKFHIKAMELSFTQGRWNYERWGGFDPISSHNAKPPGVELWAVFDVPPHQVDASWKDLTHALSGLFCASINFLESSTTYSAPKWTFQSALGSLRYGTLPREAVCTENLTPWLKLLPCRDKAGLSALMDRPSIYKSFYHSQRLHLTQAKTGANPKNSRVVLEQTLTVVLQPNILTGGTNYVSEAKMQPSWSLSSIFGRKINGRCVLAKSSNVYLQVERGLVTQLENLQSSTATFAANGTNLDDFGRNVGFELSVNPDRVLKEVEKSSSILYEYPIKVHKDSEQFDLGITWKHPVIWSTPHVPLYASRFLMGSGNERGAIAICMKSTESTQELVAANYVDQRCNFQVNVLQIVPWYIKVYYHTLQLFVDEKPQILTDFVERMHVSPSEDKVSPGLMELVLKLPCEVKSAVLNIEFDKGFLHIDEYPPDANQGFDIPSAIISFPDFNAGLQFSDNSLSKTPMLSKLQERSPVISYTEVLLVPLTTPDFSMPYNVITITCTVFALYFGSLLNALRRRVGEEERRLNDKGGKKDALLNRVLGKLSSKFRGRSSVSSQPSSSSSSSLISPKLILRVLLVAGIAVAWQYYS, from the exons ATGGCTCTTCTTTCTCGGAAAGGGACTCTTTTTCTGCTCTTTCTGTTCTCGATCTTCTTGTTATCGGCATCAGCATCTAATGGttcgggagaagaagaagaagagttctgGGAAGAGCTGCTACTGAAGCCGTTGCCCGATCGCAAAGTGCTCTCACATTTTCACTTCCAGAATGAGGCTCCTCTCTCCGATTCCTTCGCCCGTCACCATCACCTCTTCCCGAAATCCATCGCTCAGCTG GTTAAGAAATTTCATATTAAAGCCATGGAGTTATCATTCACACAAGGTCGGTGGAACTATGAAAGGTGGGGTGGATTTGATCCAATATCAAGCCATAATGCAAAGCCTCCTGGAGTTGAATTGTGGGCAGTCTTTGATGTTCCTCCACATCAAGTTGATGCTTCTTGGAAAGATTTAACCCATGCGCTGTCAGGTCTGTTTTGTGCTTCAATCAACTTCCTAGAGTCTTCCACCACTTATTCTGCTCCAAAATGGACATTTCAGTCAGCTTTAGGTAGTTTAAGATATGGGACTCTGCCACGAGAAGCTGTCTGCACTGAGAACCTTACACCTTGGTTAAAACTCCTCCCTTGTAGAGACAAAGCTGGACTCTCTGCCTTAATGGATAGACCGTCTATATACAAAAGCTTTTATCACTCCCAGCGGTTGCATTTAACACAAGCCAAGACTGGTGCAAATCCAAAAAATTCAAGAGTTGTTCTAGAGCAAACACTTACAGTTGTACTTCAACCCAATATTCTGACTGGTGGTACTAATTATGTTAGTGAAGCAAAGATGCAACCAAGTTGGTCTCTGAGTTCAATATTTGGAAGAAAAATCAATGGAAGATGTGTTCTTGCCAAATCAAGTAATGTTTACCTCCAAGTTGAGAGAGGTCTGGTTACACAACTTGAGAATCTCCAGAGCAGTACTGCTACATTTgctgccaatggcacaaatctgGATGATTTTGGAAGGAATGTTGGCTTTGAATTATCTGTTAATCCTGACAGGGTACTCAAAGAGGTGGAAAAGAGCTCCTCCATTCTGTATGAATATCCAATCAAAGTGCACAAAGACAGTGAGCAATTTGATTTAGGCATTACATGGAAGCATCCTGTTATTTGGTCAACCCCACATGTGCCTTTATATGCCAGTAGGTTTCTAATGGGCAGTGGAAACGAAAGGGGTGCCATTGCAATATGCATGAAGTCAACAGAATCTACTCAAGAGTTAGTTGCAGCCAATTATGTTGACCAGAGATGTAATTTTCAAGTTAATGTTCTTCAAATTGTGCCTTGGTATATTAAGGTGTATTATCACACTTTACAATTATTTGTGGATGAAAAGCCTCAAATACTCACAGACTTTGTTGAGAGAATGCACGTTTCACCTTCTGAAGACAAAGTATCACCAGGGTTGATGGAACTGGTCCTCAAATTGCCCTGTGAGGTTAAGTCAGCAGTATTGAATATAGAGTTTGATAAG GGCTTCTTGCACATTGATGAGTACCCTCCAGATGCTAATCAAGGATTTGACATTCCATCAGCAATAATAAGCTTTCCTGACTTCAATGCTGGCCTGCAATTTTCTGATAACTCTCTAAGCAAGACCCCAATGTTGTCCAAGTTACAG GAAAGGAGTCCTGTTATCTCATACACGGAAGTTTTGCTTGTACCCTTGACAACCCCGGACTTCAGTATGCCTTATAATGTCATAACAATTACATGCACAGTTTTTGCATTGTATTTTGGATCTTTGTTAAATGCACTCCGGAGACGTGTTGGAGAGGAGGAAAGGCGTCTGAACGATAAAG GCGGAAAGAAAGACGCGCTTCTTAATCGAGTACTAGGTAAATTATCTTCCAAGTTCAGAGGGAGATCATCAGTGTCCTCTCAGCCATCATCATCGTCGTCATCATCCCTCATTAGCCCAAAATTGATTCTTAGAGTACTGTTAGTTGCAGGAATTGCTGTTGCATGGCAATACTACTCATAA
- the LOC112710373 gene encoding uncharacterized protein isoform X2, with amino-acid sequence MELSFTQGRWNYERWGGFDPISSHNAKPPGVELWAVFDVPPHQVDASWKDLTHALSGLFCASINFLESSTTYSAPKWTFQSALGSLRYGTLPREAVCTENLTPWLKLLPCRDKAGLSALMDRPSIYKSFYHSQRLHLTQAKTGANPKNSRVVLEQTLTVVLQPNILTGGTNYVSEAKMQPSWSLSSIFGRKINGRCVLAKSSNVYLQVERGLVTQLENLQSSTATFAANGTNLDDFGRNVGFELSVNPDRVLKEVEKSSSILYEYPIKVHKDSEQFDLGITWKHPVIWSTPHVPLYASRFLMGSGNERGAIAICMKSTESTQELVAANYVDQRCNFQVNVLQIVPWYIKVYYHTLQLFVDEKPQILTDFVERMHVSPSEDKVSPGLMELVLKLPCEVKSAVLNIEFDKGFLHIDEYPPDANQGFDIPSAIISFPDFNAGLQFSDNSLSKTPMLSKLQERSPVISYTEVLLVPLTTPDFSMPYNVITITCTVFALYFGSLLNALRRRVGEEERRLNDKGGKKDALLNRVLGKLSSKFRGRSSVSSQPSSSSSSSLISPKLILRVLLVAGIAVAWQYYS; translated from the exons ATGGAGTTATCATTCACACAAGGTCGGTGGAACTATGAAAGGTGGGGTGGATTTGATCCAATATCAAGCCATAATGCAAAGCCTCCTGGAGTTGAATTGTGGGCAGTCTTTGATGTTCCTCCACATCAAGTTGATGCTTCTTGGAAAGATTTAACCCATGCGCTGTCAGGTCTGTTTTGTGCTTCAATCAACTTCCTAGAGTCTTCCACCACTTATTCTGCTCCAAAATGGACATTTCAGTCAGCTTTAGGTAGTTTAAGATATGGGACTCTGCCACGAGAAGCTGTCTGCACTGAGAACCTTACACCTTGGTTAAAACTCCTCCCTTGTAGAGACAAAGCTGGACTCTCTGCCTTAATGGATAGACCGTCTATATACAAAAGCTTTTATCACTCCCAGCGGTTGCATTTAACACAAGCCAAGACTGGTGCAAATCCAAAAAATTCAAGAGTTGTTCTAGAGCAAACACTTACAGTTGTACTTCAACCCAATATTCTGACTGGTGGTACTAATTATGTTAGTGAAGCAAAGATGCAACCAAGTTGGTCTCTGAGTTCAATATTTGGAAGAAAAATCAATGGAAGATGTGTTCTTGCCAAATCAAGTAATGTTTACCTCCAAGTTGAGAGAGGTCTGGTTACACAACTTGAGAATCTCCAGAGCAGTACTGCTACATTTgctgccaatggcacaaatctgGATGATTTTGGAAGGAATGTTGGCTTTGAATTATCTGTTAATCCTGACAGGGTACTCAAAGAGGTGGAAAAGAGCTCCTCCATTCTGTATGAATATCCAATCAAAGTGCACAAAGACAGTGAGCAATTTGATTTAGGCATTACATGGAAGCATCCTGTTATTTGGTCAACCCCACATGTGCCTTTATATGCCAGTAGGTTTCTAATGGGCAGTGGAAACGAAAGGGGTGCCATTGCAATATGCATGAAGTCAACAGAATCTACTCAAGAGTTAGTTGCAGCCAATTATGTTGACCAGAGATGTAATTTTCAAGTTAATGTTCTTCAAATTGTGCCTTGGTATATTAAGGTGTATTATCACACTTTACAATTATTTGTGGATGAAAAGCCTCAAATACTCACAGACTTTGTTGAGAGAATGCACGTTTCACCTTCTGAAGACAAAGTATCACCAGGGTTGATGGAACTGGTCCTCAAATTGCCCTGTGAGGTTAAGTCAGCAGTATTGAATATAGAGTTTGATAAG GGCTTCTTGCACATTGATGAGTACCCTCCAGATGCTAATCAAGGATTTGACATTCCATCAGCAATAATAAGCTTTCCTGACTTCAATGCTGGCCTGCAATTTTCTGATAACTCTCTAAGCAAGACCCCAATGTTGTCCAAGTTACAG GAAAGGAGTCCTGTTATCTCATACACGGAAGTTTTGCTTGTACCCTTGACAACCCCGGACTTCAGTATGCCTTATAATGTCATAACAATTACATGCACAGTTTTTGCATTGTATTTTGGATCTTTGTTAAATGCACTCCGGAGACGTGTTGGAGAGGAGGAAAGGCGTCTGAACGATAAAG GCGGAAAGAAAGACGCGCTTCTTAATCGAGTACTAGGTAAATTATCTTCCAAGTTCAGAGGGAGATCATCAGTGTCCTCTCAGCCATCATCATCGTCGTCATCATCCCTCATTAGCCCAAAATTGATTCTTAGAGTACTGTTAGTTGCAGGAATTGCTGTTGCATGGCAATACTACTCATAA
- the LOC112710374 gene encoding uncharacterized protein isoform X2, whose protein sequence is MSKNPREIKLLCPSLSKVANIIAWDENKIDLGAIAKAFGIEPSTLKLNGHFISRGVDLISCSVTWKSLISFFSSKGLSTGNNLGDALLVTGKFCKLANKREHEPQDFENGNGKVIESENSCSGKRTRLEAFNLQWNKKLKDGNSGETLDDQCCKRKQPLEGFNLFKKLKSDNKKSGLPADTQDKGDNLSGGISRSPFTCSQTSKNLKRIRDDDDAIVAAQCKRTR, encoded by the exons ATGTCGAAGAACCCCAGAGAGATAAAGCTTCTATGCCCTTCATTGTCAAAGGTAGCAAACATAATTGCTTGGGACGAAAACAAGATTGATCTTGGGGCCATAGCAAAAGCCTTTGGGATAGAGCCGTCAACGTTGAAGCTCAACGGTCACTTCATAAGCAGAGGAGTGGACCTTATTTCTTGCTCTGTTACTTGGAAGTCTCTCATATCTTTCTTCTCTTCTAAAGGACTCTCCACTGGGAACAACCTCGGTGATGCTCTTCTTGTCACCGGCAAGTTCTGTAAACTTGCCAACAAGC GAGAACATGAACCTCAAGATTTTGAAAATGGGAATGGAAAAGTGATTGAAAGTGAGAATTCTTGTAGCGGAAAAAGGACTCGATTGGAAGCTTTCAACTTGCAATGGAATAAGAAGTTGAAAGATGGCAACTCAG GTGAGACTTTGGATGACCAATGCTGCAAGAGAAAGCAACCGTTGGAAGGTTtcaatttatttaagaaattgaAGAGCGATAACAAGAAGTCAG GACTTCCCGCAGATACTCAAGATAAAGGAGATAACCTCTCCGGCGGCATTTCTCGCAGCCCATTCACATGCAGTCAGACGAGCAAGAATCTGAAGCGGATTagagatgatgatgatgcaatTGTAGCAGCTCAGTGCAAGAGGACGAGATAA
- the LOC112710374 gene encoding uncharacterized protein isoform X1 — protein sequence MSKNPREIKLLCPSLSKVANIIAWDENKIDLGAIAKAFGIEPSTLKLNGHFISRGVDLISCSVTWKSLISFFSSKGLSTGNNLGDALLVTGKFCKLANKREHEPQDFENGNGKVIESENSCSGKRTRLEAFNLQWNKKLKDGNSEGETLDDQCCKRKQPLEGFNLFKKLKSDNKKSGLPADTQDKGDNLSGGISRSPFTCSQTSKNLKRIRDDDDAIVAAQCKRTR from the exons ATGTCGAAGAACCCCAGAGAGATAAAGCTTCTATGCCCTTCATTGTCAAAGGTAGCAAACATAATTGCTTGGGACGAAAACAAGATTGATCTTGGGGCCATAGCAAAAGCCTTTGGGATAGAGCCGTCAACGTTGAAGCTCAACGGTCACTTCATAAGCAGAGGAGTGGACCTTATTTCTTGCTCTGTTACTTGGAAGTCTCTCATATCTTTCTTCTCTTCTAAAGGACTCTCCACTGGGAACAACCTCGGTGATGCTCTTCTTGTCACCGGCAAGTTCTGTAAACTTGCCAACAAGC GAGAACATGAACCTCAAGATTTTGAAAATGGGAATGGAAAAGTGATTGAAAGTGAGAATTCTTGTAGCGGAAAAAGGACTCGATTGGAAGCTTTCAACTTGCAATGGAATAAGAAGTTGAAAGATGGCAACTCAG AAGGTGAGACTTTGGATGACCAATGCTGCAAGAGAAAGCAACCGTTGGAAGGTTtcaatttatttaagaaattgaAGAGCGATAACAAGAAGTCAG GACTTCCCGCAGATACTCAAGATAAAGGAGATAACCTCTCCGGCGGCATTTCTCGCAGCCCATTCACATGCAGTCAGACGAGCAAGAATCTGAAGCGGATTagagatgatgatgatgcaatTGTAGCAGCTCAGTGCAAGAGGACGAGATAA
- the LOC112710374 gene encoding uncharacterized protein isoform X3, producing MSKNPREIKLLCPSLSKVANIIAWDENKIDLGAIAKAFGIEPSTLKLNGHFISRGVDLISCSVTWKSLISFFSSKGLSTGNNLGDALLVTGKFCKLANKREHEPQDFENGNGKVIESENSCSGKRTRLEAFNLQWNKKLKDGNSGLPADTQDKGDNLSGGISRSPFTCSQTSKNLKRIRDDDDAIVAAQCKRTR from the exons ATGTCGAAGAACCCCAGAGAGATAAAGCTTCTATGCCCTTCATTGTCAAAGGTAGCAAACATAATTGCTTGGGACGAAAACAAGATTGATCTTGGGGCCATAGCAAAAGCCTTTGGGATAGAGCCGTCAACGTTGAAGCTCAACGGTCACTTCATAAGCAGAGGAGTGGACCTTATTTCTTGCTCTGTTACTTGGAAGTCTCTCATATCTTTCTTCTCTTCTAAAGGACTCTCCACTGGGAACAACCTCGGTGATGCTCTTCTTGTCACCGGCAAGTTCTGTAAACTTGCCAACAAGC GAGAACATGAACCTCAAGATTTTGAAAATGGGAATGGAAAAGTGATTGAAAGTGAGAATTCTTGTAGCGGAAAAAGGACTCGATTGGAAGCTTTCAACTTGCAATGGAATAAGAAGTTGAAAGATGGCAACTCAG GACTTCCCGCAGATACTCAAGATAAAGGAGATAACCTCTCCGGCGGCATTTCTCGCAGCCCATTCACATGCAGTCAGACGAGCAAGAATCTGAAGCGGATTagagatgatgatgatgcaatTGTAGCAGCTCAGTGCAAGAGGACGAGATAA